DNA from Spartinivicinus poritis:
CAAACCACTTACAACTCAACCTGATAGAGATGGTTAACCTGGCAAAAATCATCCAAGAAAACGGGTTTGTTGTGGGGAGCAGTCTGACAGAAAAAAACAATGGCGTTATTGAGGCAATTAAGCAGCTGGAAAATACCCTCCATTTACAATTACAGGAGCCAGGCGCCACTACATTACAATTCACTACTGTTGGTGAACGAGTGCTGGAAAGCAGCCAACGAATCCTAGCAGAGCTTGAAATACTTGAGCAGCATTTAGCCCATCAACCCACCGATTTAATTGGCAATATTAGTATCAGCGCACCCGCTGATATTGGGCGTCAGTGCATATGTCCATTATTAGAACAGTTTGCTAATTTGCACTCAGAAATATCCGTGGAACTGCTGACCAGTGACCCTATTGGAAACATTAATTGGTCAAATGTTGATTTAATTATTTCTATTGGCCCGCAAAGTGATAGCCGTCTAAGAGCACTGAAAATAGCACCTAACCAACAAATTATCTGTGCCTCACCGGCTTATATTGAAAATCATGGAAGCCCTCAAACCCCTTATGATTTAACTAATCACCAGTGTTTAGTGCTTAATCATATGCAACACTGGCGCTTCTCCCTTGCCGATAATATTTTTGAAATTCCGATCATGGGTTACCGCCACACCAATGATGGCGAAATTTTAAGGCAATGGGCAGTGGCAGGCGCAGGCATCGCACAAAAATCCATTTGGGAAGTACAAGCTGATATTACCGCTAAACGGCTAGTATCGTTGCTCACTGAATATACAATACCTGTTGGTGCACTTTATGTCGTATACCCCCTGCGACAGATATTACCTGAACGGTGTCGCCGACTGATTCATTTTCTGCAAGAACAGCTGGCGGAACAGGCTAGGTTTTTAGATTTGATTTTCTAAAAATACCCTCAGAATATTTGGGTTAAATTGTACTTTTGATGCGAGTATGGCTGAAATGCCGCACTGATTTGCTGATATAATTTATTTGTCCACCAGGGCAGCGGTCTATTGGCTTTCAATCGTTTTTTTCTAGGGTCTGAAGGCGCAATCACCACTTGAATATTTTCTTTACCTACTAAAGCGGATAATACAAATAACTCTTCTATTGCCCTATCCCCTATCGCTAGACAACCAATTGAAGCAGCCTTACCATGAATAAAGATATTGGTACCAGGCTGGTGCCTGCCTTCAAGTTTGGCATATTTTAAGTCAAATGCATTGGGGTAGTTAAGCTTCATGGAAAGGTGATAACTGCTATTAGGGTTGAAGCCTATTATTTTATAAATCCCTTCAGGTACTTGCTTATCTCCCTCTCTTAATTTTGGGCCTGACTTGCCGCTGGCAGCTAATACTGGAAAACTGCGAATAAATACCCATGTACCAGCATGATTTTGCCCCCAAAGTTCAAGCTTTTTTTCATCTTTAATCCCTAGCATGGTTAAGGCTGTTGGCAGCTGCTTGAAACCCGCTTGATCCAAATAAGGTTTTAGGCGGCTTTGGCTATCTTCCTGATAGTGATCAATCACATCCTTAACCGTTCGTGCACCTACCAACTTCATATAGTAGGGGTGCCAAATAGGTTTACCGAAAATGAAAACTGCCCCCACACTGGAGGTAATAAAAAAAGAAATCAATATGGCTTTATTCAACATATTTAACCAACTGCTTGCATTTACTGCTAAGTTATGACAACTTGAAGATACCCCACATTTTGAGTATAGCAGTGGTTTAGCGCTGTTGAGTGCAGTTCAACAGATTCTAAAGGGTACTTC
Protein-coding regions in this window:
- a CDS encoding substrate binding domain-containing protein yields the protein MPNHLQLNLIEMVNLAKIIQENGFVVGSSLTEKNNGVIEAIKQLENTLHLQLQEPGATTLQFTTVGERVLESSQRILAELEILEQHLAHQPTDLIGNISISAPADIGRQCICPLLEQFANLHSEISVELLTSDPIGNINWSNVDLIISIGPQSDSRLRALKIAPNQQIICASPAYIENHGSPQTPYDLTNHQCLVLNHMQHWRFSLADNIFEIPIMGYRHTNDGEILRQWAVAGAGIAQKSIWEVQADITAKRLVSLLTEYTIPVGALYVVYPLRQILPERCRRLIHFLQEQLAEQARFLDLIF
- a CDS encoding L,D-transpeptidase family protein translates to MKLVGARTVKDVIDHYQEDSQSRLKPYLDQAGFKQLPTALTMLGIKDEKKLELWGQNHAGTWVFIRSFPVLAASGKSGPKLREGDKQVPEGIYKIIGFNPNSSYHLSMKLNYPNAFDLKYAKLEGRHQPGTNIFIHGKAASIGCLAIGDRAIEELFVLSALVGKENIQVVIAPSDPRKKRLKANRPLPWWTNKLYQQISAAFQPYSHQKYNLTQIF